In a single window of the Myxococcus guangdongensis genome:
- the gap gene encoding type I glyceraldehyde-3-phosphate dehydrogenase, translating to MATRIAINGFGRIGRCILRAALSRKEDLEIVAINDLDKPAALAHLFKYDSVHRTWPGEVKATDKGIVVDGKEIVVTAEKDPTALPWKSLNVDVVLECTGRFTGREGAEKHLKAGAKKVLISAPAKGPDLTIAFGINHGEYDASKHHIVSNASCTTNCLAPIAKVLVDHFGIEKGLMTTVHSYTNDQRILDLTHEDMRRARAAALSMIPTSTGAAKAIGEVIPQLKGKMHGLAVRVPTPNVSLVDLTVNTEKKITQEAVVEAYRAAAAGPLKGILEFSDAQTVSVDYNGNPHSAIFDSTNCFVMGDNLLKVMAWYDNEWGFSNRMVDTAKFLVSKGV from the coding sequence ATGGCCACTCGCATCGCCATCAATGGCTTCGGACGCATCGGTCGCTGCATCCTCCGCGCCGCGCTCAGCCGCAAGGAAGACCTGGAGATCGTCGCCATCAATGATTTGGACAAGCCCGCCGCCCTGGCGCACCTGTTCAAGTACGACTCGGTGCACCGCACCTGGCCGGGCGAGGTGAAGGCGACGGACAAGGGCATCGTGGTGGACGGCAAGGAGATCGTCGTCACCGCGGAGAAGGACCCGACGGCGCTGCCCTGGAAGAGCCTGAACGTGGACGTGGTGCTCGAGTGCACCGGCCGCTTCACCGGCCGCGAGGGCGCCGAGAAGCACCTGAAGGCGGGCGCCAAGAAGGTCCTCATCTCCGCGCCGGCCAAGGGCCCGGACCTGACCATCGCCTTCGGCATCAACCACGGCGAGTACGACGCGTCCAAGCACCACATCGTCTCCAACGCCTCGTGCACCACCAACTGCCTGGCGCCCATCGCCAAGGTGCTGGTGGACCACTTCGGCATCGAGAAGGGCCTGATGACGACGGTGCATAGCTACACCAACGACCAGCGCATCCTGGACCTCACGCACGAGGACATGCGCCGCGCTCGTGCCGCCGCGCTCTCCATGATTCCCACGAGCACTGGCGCCGCGAAGGCCATTGGCGAGGTGATTCCGCAGCTCAAGGGCAAGATGCACGGCCTGGCCGTCCGCGTCCCCACGCCGAACGTGTCCCTGGTGGACCTGACGGTGAACACCGAGAAGAAGATCACCCAGGAGGCCGTGGTGGAGGCGTACCGCGCGGCCGCCGCCGGCCCGCTCAAGGGCATCCTGGAGTTCAGCGACGCGCAGACGGTGTCGGTGGACTACAACGGCAACCCGCACTCGGCCATCTTCGACTCCACCAACTGCTTCGTGATGGGCGACAACCTGCTGAAGGTCATGGCCTGGTACGACAACGAGTGGGGCTTCTCCAACCGCATGGTCGACACGGCGAAGTTCCTCGTGTCGAAGGGCGTGTAG
- a CDS encoding phosphoglycerate kinase: protein MIRYIDELQLTGKRTFIRVDFNVPLDGRKVTDDTRIREALPTIRRALELGGKVILASHLGRPKGADPKLSLEPVAVRLAELLGGKHEVILTDDCVGDGVKKQVKELKEGQVVVLENLRFHKEEEANDEAFARELAALADVYVNDAFGTAHRAHASTAGMVPFVKEKAAGLLMKKEIEYLGRVLKTPEKPFVAILGGSKVSDKIKVIENLLPKVDALLVGGAMAYTFLKAQGVEVGKSRVEEDKLSLATRLLEAAHRLKTPIVLPVDHIVGTEPTEKSSAQETPDNAVPKDMMGLDIGPKTRSLFTQHIRDARTVVWNGPMGLFEVAKFAEGTRSVGTAMANNKQATTVIGGGDSAAAVEQMGLADQLSHVSTGGGASLEFLEGRELPGIKALETR, encoded by the coding sequence ATGATCCGCTACATCGACGAGCTGCAACTCACGGGCAAGCGCACCTTCATCCGCGTGGACTTCAACGTCCCGCTCGACGGCCGGAAGGTGACGGACGACACCCGCATCCGTGAGGCGCTGCCCACCATCCGCCGCGCGCTGGAGCTGGGCGGCAAGGTCATCCTGGCCTCCCACCTGGGACGTCCCAAAGGCGCGGACCCCAAGCTGTCGCTCGAGCCGGTCGCCGTGCGGCTGGCCGAGCTGCTCGGGGGCAAGCACGAGGTCATCCTCACGGATGACTGCGTGGGTGACGGCGTGAAGAAGCAGGTGAAGGAGCTGAAGGAGGGGCAGGTGGTGGTGCTGGAGAACCTGCGCTTCCACAAGGAGGAGGAGGCCAACGACGAGGCCTTCGCGCGCGAGCTGGCCGCGCTGGCGGACGTCTACGTCAACGACGCCTTCGGCACCGCGCACCGCGCCCACGCCTCCACGGCGGGCATGGTGCCCTTCGTGAAGGAGAAGGCGGCGGGCCTCCTGATGAAGAAGGAGATCGAGTACCTGGGCCGCGTGCTCAAGACGCCGGAGAAGCCCTTCGTGGCCATCCTGGGTGGCTCGAAGGTGAGCGACAAGATCAAGGTCATCGAGAACCTGCTGCCCAAGGTGGACGCGCTGCTGGTGGGCGGGGCGATGGCGTACACGTTCCTGAAGGCGCAGGGCGTGGAGGTGGGCAAGTCCCGCGTCGAGGAGGACAAGCTTTCGCTCGCGACGCGCCTGCTCGAGGCGGCGCACCGGCTGAAGACGCCCATTGTCCTCCCGGTGGACCACATCGTCGGCACCGAGCCGACGGAGAAGAGCTCCGCGCAGGAGACGCCGGACAACGCGGTGCCCAAGGACATGATGGGCCTGGACATCGGTCCGAAGACGCGCTCGCTCTTCACGCAGCACATCCGCGACGCGCGCACGGTGGTGTGGAACGGGCCGATGGGCCTGTTCGAAGTGGCGAAGTTCGCCGAGGGCACGCGCTCGGTGGGCACGGCCATGGCGAACAACAAGCAGGCCACCACCGTGATTGGCGGCGGGGACAGCGCGGCGGCCGTGGAGCAGATGGGGCTGGCGGATCAGCTCAGCCACGTGTCCACGGGCGGAGGGGCCTCGTTGGAGTTCCTGGAAGGCCGCGAGCTTCCGGGCATCAAGGCGCTGGAGACGCGGTAG
- the tpiA gene encoding triose-phosphate isomerase — protein MAVSSRRRKIVAGNWKMNKTVPEALALVRELRGAVTSVGDVVEVVVAPTYLALQAVHVALEGAPLQLAAQNCHWESSGAFTGEVSASMLAELGCAYVIVGHSERRQLFGETDETVNKKAKAVLAAKMTPILCVGETLAERESNRTLEVVERQVRGGLEGFEAKDVAGFVLAYEPVWAIGTGRNATSAQAQEVHAAIRALVGRLYGEETAAQVRIQYGGSVKPDNAAELLGQPDVDGALVGGASLKVGDFAAIIQAAR, from the coding sequence ATGGCCGTCTCGTCTCGACGTCGGAAGATCGTCGCCGGCAACTGGAAGATGAACAAGACGGTGCCGGAGGCCCTGGCGCTGGTCCGTGAGCTGCGGGGGGCGGTGACCTCCGTGGGAGATGTGGTGGAGGTGGTGGTGGCGCCGACGTACCTGGCGTTGCAGGCGGTGCACGTCGCGCTGGAAGGCGCGCCGTTGCAGCTGGCGGCGCAGAACTGCCACTGGGAGTCGTCGGGTGCGTTCACCGGCGAGGTGTCCGCGTCGATGCTGGCGGAGCTCGGGTGTGCCTACGTCATTGTGGGGCACTCGGAGCGCCGGCAGCTGTTCGGCGAGACGGACGAGACGGTGAACAAGAAGGCCAAGGCGGTGCTGGCCGCGAAGATGACGCCCATCCTCTGCGTGGGCGAGACGCTGGCGGAGCGCGAGTCGAACCGGACGTTAGAGGTGGTGGAGCGCCAGGTCCGGGGTGGGCTCGAGGGCTTCGAGGCGAAGGACGTGGCGGGCTTCGTGCTGGCGTACGAGCCGGTGTGGGCGATTGGGACGGGGCGCAACGCGACGTCGGCGCAGGCGCAGGAGGTCCACGCGGCCATCCGGGCGCTGGTGGGCCGGCTGTACGGCGAGGAGACGGCCGCCCAGGTGCGCATCCAGTACGGCGGCAGTGTGAAGCCGGATAACGCCGCGGAATTGCTGGGGCAGCCGGACGTGGATGGGGCGTTGGTGGGTGGGGCGAGCCTGAAGGTCGGCGATTTCGCGGCCATCATCCAGGCGGCCCGGTAG
- the secG gene encoding preprotein translocase subunit SecG: protein MLTFVTIVHVLVCVFMIFVILLQPGKDAGMGSALGGGAATSAFGGRGAVTFLSKLTGVCAAMFFFTSLGLSFVGLKSSVAAGGSIAAPAPAAPAAPAPAGETSSPAGQQAAPGTVEQPRGEAAPAEGQQAPAPTPAP, encoded by the coding sequence ATGCTGACCTTCGTCACGATCGTGCACGTCCTCGTGTGCGTGTTCATGATCTTCGTCATCCTGCTGCAGCCGGGTAAGGACGCTGGCATGGGCTCGGCCCTCGGCGGCGGCGCGGCCACGAGTGCCTTCGGTGGTCGTGGCGCGGTGACCTTCCTGAGCAAGCTCACTGGCGTGTGCGCGGCGATGTTCTTCTTCACGTCGCTGGGCCTGTCCTTCGTGGGCCTGAAGTCCTCGGTGGCGGCGGGCGGTTCGATCGCGGCGCCTGCTCCGGCGGCTCCCGCGGCGCCGGCTCCAGCGGGTGAGACGTCGTCTCCGGCGGGTCAGCAGGCGGCCCCTGGGACGGTGGAGCAGCCGCGCGGTGAGGCGGCTCCGGCCGAGGGCCAGCAGGCCCCCGCGCCGACCCCGGCTCCCTGA
- a CDS encoding tyrosine-type recombinase/integrase codes for MSVRLRKYTDKDGRNQQVWFVDIKFKHANGKVERVRKDSPVNTRRGAEQYERDVRAALLLGTFGKEVPEDTKKEESKPLTLKEYTQRFLTYSENNNKHSSVVSKRQILDDHLIPFFGGMALDAIGPAEIEDFKAAMKKKPRRLSGHSETASKRALRRRKVRTAKLLSLKTINNALAVLSKLLNLAQEQSVLAHAPDVKLFKVQKPDYDFLAFEEVERLIEAAAPQDLALLTTAPKTGLRQGELIGLQWSDVDLVRAKLHVKRTIWRGVEGTPKGGSSRTVDLPQSVVDALKAHRHLRGPFVFCQENGEHLTPGMMDHLLITTLKRAGVTRDKSTIGWHDLRHTYGSHLAMRGVPLKVIQELMGHATLDMTMRYAHLSPQVKQDAVQLLDGPLLARGNTGAMTGS; via the coding sequence ATGAGTGTGAGACTGAGGAAGTACACCGACAAAGACGGAAGGAACCAACAGGTGTGGTTCGTGGACATCAAGTTCAAGCACGCGAACGGGAAGGTCGAGCGCGTCCGCAAGGACAGCCCGGTCAACACCCGACGCGGTGCCGAGCAGTACGAACGCGACGTCCGTGCAGCCCTCTTGCTGGGGACCTTCGGAAAGGAAGTGCCAGAGGACACGAAGAAGGAGGAATCGAAACCCCTGACGCTGAAGGAGTACACCCAGCGATTCCTCACCTACAGCGAGAACAACAACAAGCACTCCAGCGTCGTGAGCAAGCGGCAGATCTTGGACGACCACCTCATTCCGTTCTTCGGGGGGATGGCACTCGACGCCATCGGCCCGGCCGAGATTGAGGACTTCAAGGCCGCGATGAAGAAGAAGCCTCGACGGCTCAGCGGCCACTCGGAAACCGCCTCCAAGCGCGCTCTCCGCAGGCGCAAGGTCCGTACAGCCAAGCTTTTGAGCCTGAAGACCATCAACAACGCCCTGGCCGTCCTCAGCAAGCTCCTCAACCTCGCCCAAGAGCAAAGCGTCCTGGCTCATGCCCCGGACGTGAAGCTCTTCAAGGTGCAGAAGCCCGACTACGACTTCCTCGCGTTCGAGGAGGTGGAGCGGCTCATCGAAGCCGCTGCGCCTCAGGACCTGGCCCTGCTGACGACAGCTCCCAAGACGGGACTACGGCAGGGGGAACTCATCGGGCTCCAGTGGTCGGACGTCGACCTCGTCCGCGCCAAGCTCCACGTCAAGCGGACCATCTGGCGCGGCGTCGAGGGCACTCCCAAGGGCGGCAGCTCCCGGACGGTGGATCTTCCGCAATCCGTCGTGGATGCCCTCAAGGCCCACCGGCACCTCCGAGGCCCCTTCGTCTTCTGCCAGGAGAACGGAGAGCACCTCACCCCGGGAATGATGGACCACCTGCTCATCACCACGCTGAAGCGGGCGGGCGTCACGCGCGACAAGAGCACCATCGGATGGCACGACCTCCGTCACACCTACGGAAGCCACCTCGCCATGAGGGGCGTGCCGCTGAAGGTCATCCAGGAGCTGATGGGCCACGCCACGCTCGACATGACCATGAGGTACGCGCACCTGAGTCCCCAGGTGAAGCAGGACGCGGTGCAGCTCCTCGACGGCCCCTTGCTGGCGAGGGGCAATACAGGGGCAATGACCGGAAGCTAA
- a CDS encoding helix-turn-helix domain-containing protein → MGRHRHRASRPRSPRAPPRLPEVAMSAPTPNSPPVLPDFLTVDEAANLLRVNRKTLYEAIRLGSVPGVVRIGKALRVRRDALVGSSLGQGGPALKEHHS, encoded by the coding sequence ATGGGACGCCATCGGCATCGGGCTTCACGCCCTCGGTCGCCTCGCGCCCCGCCGCGTCTTCCCGAGGTAGCCATGTCAGCGCCCACACCTAACAGCCCGCCAGTTCTCCCGGACTTCCTCACCGTGGACGAAGCCGCCAACTTGCTGCGCGTGAACCGGAAGACGCTCTACGAGGCAATCCGGCTCGGCAGCGTCCCCGGCGTCGTCCGCATCGGGAAAGCCCTCCGCGTCCGGCGAGACGCACTGGTAGGGTCCTCTCTGGGTCAAGGCGGTCCTGCACTCAAGGAGCACCACTCATGA
- a CDS encoding DNA polymerase, with the protein MPVLFSFDTETYPIQPGLLAPPLVCASIAHEAPGSERLLSADLARTWFREALRTPDVHLTGANLAYDLGVMCADDPRLVDAVFAAAEAGRFHDVAIREAILDIARGLHGVDPETGRPLGDDEGARYPLALLVRRHLGLDISADKHAPDAWRLRYGELDDVPLEQWPEGALKYPLRDARYTLDVHLSQERAASSVPNEGNLHAEADQVRAALALHFAAIWGLRTDAGRVEELRHRVEAEWRANRARFQAAGIFRANGSKDAKRLAHLVTTAYNGTPPVTPPSPRFPEGQVATDRDTLLDSGDALLEELGKAGKVDKYRSTYLGKLEAGTTVPLNPRFNVLVSTTRVSSDYQQLPQRGGVRECHEARPGYVFCSVDYAGLELRTMAQRAIWDVGYSRMAEALLAKEDVHTSAAATFLGESYDTLLPRVKAKEPTATSFRSLAKIFNFGKGGGLGAGGMAYHARAKDGVRFCLLAKVPDTCGVERVPVRVQGKLKMVCAACVEVSRHYGNRWLDAWPEQRALFGRASALTRNGQLVDVMIPGANILRGGCGYTQWLNTPFQGLGAVGAKLATWRVSREMYADRRSPLWGSRLVLMVHDELVAELRADCPNRLHDAAERMAELMRQAMREVTPDLAGAIEAEPALSRVLSKDAATVRDAGGRLLVWEPEAKAA; encoded by the coding sequence GTGCCCGTCCTCTTCAGCTTCGACACCGAGACCTATCCAATTCAGCCCGGACTCCTGGCGCCGCCGCTCGTCTGCGCATCAATCGCCCACGAAGCACCGGGTAGCGAGCGACTCCTCTCCGCCGACCTTGCGCGCACGTGGTTCCGTGAGGCCCTCCGCACGCCGGACGTACACCTGACGGGCGCAAACCTCGCCTACGACCTGGGCGTCATGTGCGCGGATGACCCGCGACTTGTGGACGCCGTCTTCGCCGCCGCCGAGGCGGGCCGCTTCCATGACGTGGCCATCCGCGAAGCCATCCTGGACATCGCCCGGGGGCTCCACGGCGTGGACCCGGAGACAGGCCGCCCGCTGGGCGATGACGAGGGCGCCCGCTATCCGCTGGCCCTCCTGGTGCGGCGCCACCTCGGCCTCGACATCAGCGCGGACAAGCATGCCCCCGACGCATGGCGCCTGCGCTACGGCGAGCTGGATGACGTGCCGCTGGAACAGTGGCCCGAGGGCGCCCTGAAGTACCCGCTGCGCGATGCGCGCTACACGCTGGACGTCCACCTGTCCCAAGAGCGCGCCGCGTCCAGCGTCCCCAACGAAGGCAACCTGCACGCCGAGGCGGACCAAGTCCGCGCCGCGCTCGCGCTCCACTTCGCTGCCATCTGGGGCCTACGCACTGATGCCGGACGCGTCGAGGAGCTGCGCCACCGCGTCGAAGCGGAGTGGAGAGCGAACCGCGCGCGCTTCCAGGCCGCCGGCATCTTCCGCGCCAACGGCTCGAAGGACGCCAAGCGCCTCGCCCACCTTGTCACCACCGCCTACAACGGCACGCCCCCCGTCACCCCTCCCTCGCCGCGATTCCCCGAGGGCCAGGTGGCAACCGACAGGGACACCCTCTTGGACTCCGGAGACGCGCTGCTGGAGGAGCTGGGCAAAGCCGGCAAGGTCGACAAGTACCGCTCCACCTACCTGGGCAAGTTGGAGGCCGGCACCACCGTCCCCCTCAACCCGCGCTTCAACGTGCTGGTGTCGACGACGCGCGTTTCCAGCGACTACCAGCAACTTCCCCAGCGCGGGGGCGTGCGCGAGTGCCACGAGGCCCGCCCCGGCTACGTGTTCTGCTCCGTCGACTACGCGGGCCTCGAGCTGCGCACCATGGCTCAACGTGCCATCTGGGATGTCGGCTATTCGCGCATGGCCGAAGCTCTGCTGGCCAAGGAAGACGTCCACACCTCCGCCGCGGCCACTTTCTTGGGCGAGAGCTACGACACCCTCCTTCCGCGAGTGAAGGCCAAGGAGCCCACGGCCACGTCCTTCCGCTCGCTCGCCAAAATCTTCAACTTCGGCAAGGGCGGGGGCCTCGGGGCCGGGGGCATGGCGTACCACGCACGCGCCAAGGACGGCGTCCGGTTCTGCCTGCTGGCGAAGGTACCGGACACATGCGGCGTGGAGCGCGTCCCGGTGAGGGTTCAGGGCAAGTTGAAGATGGTCTGCGCCGCGTGCGTCGAGGTGTCGCGCCACTACGGCAACCGGTGGCTGGACGCATGGCCCGAGCAACGCGCCCTCTTCGGACGCGCCAGCGCTCTCACACGTAACGGACAGCTCGTGGACGTGATGATTCCAGGCGCCAACATCCTCCGGGGAGGTTGCGGCTACACCCAGTGGCTCAACACGCCTTTCCAGGGCCTCGGCGCCGTGGGTGCGAAGCTGGCCACGTGGCGCGTGTCCCGGGAGATGTACGCGGACCGTCGCTCCCCTCTCTGGGGCTCGCGTCTTGTCCTCATGGTGCACGACGAGTTGGTGGCGGAGCTGCGCGCGGACTGTCCTAACCGCCTCCACGATGCAGCCGAGCGAATGGCGGAACTCATGCGGCAGGCCATGCGCGAGGTGACTCCGGACCTGGCGGGCGCCATCGAAGCCGAGCCGGCCCTCTCGCGCGTGCTCTCGAAGGACGCGGCCACGGTGCGGGACGCGGGCGGGCGGTTGCTGGTGTGGGAGCCGGAGGCCAAGGCTGCCTGA
- a CDS encoding DEAD/DEAH box helicase family protein, with the protein MGGLLGPIGTGHGKELTTFLMPMVMPGCRVAVLFIPANLLPQFEAEWSYYGAHWRLPNLAGGRWFRVGLPVLHVITYNKLSSQEATDLLERIRPDLVILNEAHNLKDPRSARTGRFLRYFDKHPRTRLVALSGTFASKSIKDYAHLSRLALGEGSPLPLAHHVVEEWGTALDPGKVVAPPGTLERLCEPGEHVREGFQRRRNATRGVVATEESSLDKPLIIRERKLGPVPAQILALIELAHAGERPDGEQFQEQLQAVACARQLSAGFYHRWRYPRGEPPELIEQWFARRKAWNKEVWEELKGERREHLDSPGLLTKAAIRAHMSPPYEGDKPVWHASTWQAWAEIHASVQPEPQAVWVSDFLVRDAAEWARSRVGIVWVEFPELGERIAKAAGVPFYGGGKAASETILRETGKRSVVASIKAHATGKNLQQFSRNLVVTPPSDGSTWEQLLARTHRPGQLDPCVEAEMYLHTQDFAAAFATARERARFIQQTDGQPQKILTTKWPSTRLTL; encoded by the coding sequence GTGGGCGGGCTCCTTGGCCCCATCGGCACAGGCCATGGGAAGGAGCTGACTACCTTCCTGATGCCCATGGTGATGCCGGGCTGTCGGGTGGCCGTCCTCTTCATCCCCGCCAACCTGTTGCCGCAATTCGAGGCCGAGTGGAGCTACTACGGCGCGCACTGGCGGCTTCCCAACCTCGCGGGCGGCAGGTGGTTCCGAGTGGGCCTGCCGGTCCTCCACGTCATTACCTACAACAAGCTCTCCAGCCAGGAGGCAACGGACCTGCTGGAGCGCATCCGCCCAGACTTGGTCATCCTCAACGAAGCCCACAACCTCAAGGACCCGAGGTCCGCGCGCACCGGGCGGTTCCTCCGCTACTTCGACAAGCACCCACGGACGCGCCTCGTAGCGCTCTCCGGCACCTTCGCGTCCAAGAGCATCAAGGACTACGCGCACCTCTCGCGCCTGGCGCTCGGTGAGGGCTCGCCCTTGCCGCTCGCTCACCACGTCGTCGAGGAATGGGGAACAGCCCTGGACCCGGGCAAGGTGGTGGCCCCTCCTGGCACGCTGGAGCGACTCTGCGAACCCGGAGAGCACGTGCGCGAGGGCTTCCAGCGCCGCCGCAATGCAACGCGCGGCGTGGTGGCCACGGAAGAGAGCTCCCTGGACAAGCCGCTCATCATCCGGGAGCGGAAGTTGGGGCCCGTGCCCGCGCAGATCCTCGCCCTCATCGAGCTGGCGCACGCGGGCGAGCGTCCGGACGGAGAGCAGTTCCAGGAGCAGCTACAAGCCGTAGCGTGCGCGCGACAACTCTCGGCGGGCTTCTACCACCGCTGGCGCTACCCGCGAGGCGAGCCGCCGGAGCTGATTGAGCAGTGGTTCGCGCGACGGAAGGCATGGAACAAGGAAGTCTGGGAGGAACTCAAGGGCGAGCGCCGCGAGCACCTGGACTCGCCAGGGCTGCTCACCAAGGCTGCCATCCGCGCGCACATGTCACCGCCCTACGAGGGGGATAAGCCAGTCTGGCACGCGTCGACATGGCAGGCGTGGGCAGAGATTCACGCTTCCGTCCAGCCCGAGCCCCAGGCGGTTTGGGTGTCGGACTTCCTGGTGAGAGACGCGGCGGAGTGGGCGCGCTCGCGGGTGGGAATCGTCTGGGTCGAGTTCCCAGAGCTGGGAGAGCGCATCGCGAAGGCAGCCGGTGTGCCGTTCTACGGAGGGGGAAAGGCCGCGTCTGAGACCATCCTACGGGAGACGGGAAAACGCTCCGTGGTGGCGAGCATCAAGGCGCACGCAACGGGGAAGAACCTCCAGCAGTTCTCTCGGAATCTCGTCGTGACGCCACCCTCTGACGGGTCCACGTGGGAGCAGCTCCTCGCACGTACACATCGGCCCGGCCAACTGGATCCATGCGTCGAGGCGGAGATGTACCTACACACTCAGGACTTCGCAGCTGCATTCGCCACGGCTCGCGAGCGAGCGCGCTTCATTCAGCAGACTGACGGGCAACCGCAGAAAATCCTAACAACCAAGTGGCCATCTACGCGCCTCACACTTTGA